Genomic segment of Bicyclus anynana chromosome 18, ilBicAnyn1.1, whole genome shotgun sequence:
tctggattaacacataggcaggAAAGatccatagttcccgtgggatttgtaaaaaagtgaattccacgcgaacgaagtcgcaagcgtccgctagttaatggataaaacgcaaatggtagatactaacaccacctaattatctaaaactaatttcaatAGTTTGGATGTGCACACTTGAAAACTTTTTTCTTGTGCAGACAGacagattaaaattttaataagcacttgagaaaacacagttttagtaaatacataaatactatACACAGACATACAGattaatgttgtttatatatatattgattcaCAGTGCAGTCACCACAAGTGCGACAGAGGCTGGCTATACAGAACACTTCCACTCCAATATCTAACAACATGATAGTGCCCGTCAACTTCCCCATGGGCGTTGGCAAGGGACCCAGACTTACGGTgagtcatcattcatcatcattatcagcctcagaccaattattgtataggacctgcctcgctagaccttacttttctgtcaaagtatatgatcaacgatctaatgcgattataaaaactgtctctatagaatcgatgttaaatagttgtaatcgtgtttgtcggttaaagagctccgtaaaaatacctttttgtttaattggattgtgtaaaaaacgggcaaaaacttctagtttagtataagatatatacaaaatctaagctcgttttcctcagaaaatgacagacaatttggTTCGTGACTgtaagtgcgatacaggtccttctataattggtctgagttatcagcctatggacgtctactgctggacataggcctcttgcttggacttccaaacaccacaatgtcttcggtccacctagtggggggtcgaccaacactgagctttccggtgcggggtcgccattccagcaccttcggacgcccatcggctcttcttaCGGTGAGTGCTATTTATAAATTACGATTTATgaacaatatttaagaacactTAATGCGTCATGACTATAATAGTTAGGCATAAGCTGTCTCGacatattttggaaaaaattatagatagatagatagatatacttaatttgcacaccacaaagacaaaaacaagtgaaacaaaaacaaattaagaagagatcagcatacaaaaggcggcattatcgctaagtagcaatttcttccaggcaaccttcggtttaggaaagcttaaggacatcagcaggtggcgtaaaacaaaaataaccatagtattagtaatacacatacgtacaaataatttacatcctaatacataaacaatattacacaaatacctacaatcatgaataaaatacatatcaaaatatacctactaataaatacattatattgaagagaaataatatatacagatcgtctttactgcaccagataatgagtctttacggcatttttaaaaatgtccagtgatCAGTGAATCAGTGTCTTGatgatgtgttctacaaagtttgacagcctccgtggcccagtggtatgcgcggttatttacaaaacggaggtcctgggctcgatccccggctgggccgattgagattttcttaattggtccagatctggctgatggaaggcttcggccgtcgctagttaccaccctaccgacagagtacatttttcatttctgtatcattctgaaaagtgggcccaattacGAACATCtttgtaatggggatgatgactaggtttgaatatattgattttaatgatacattcgggtaaataaggtcaatgttaactaatttatacataaaaagcaaagattgactggatatttgcaaaataaataagattataaaatttcaaaatctattagaaatattttatcgtaattagatgaaaattcatacagttttagcttccttacattaaatgtgccattttttaatatctgaactataaacataaacgcagaaataacaaagatattagtaattttgtttaaacgcccatacaaatctaacggtCATTAATTGCccacgacgtcataagttcgtgccattttgtatggggcgtttttcagggaccgcggcagcgccgcaaatctgaccctttaaatccctgtagctccgaaagtaatgatcgcagataccctgttacttttacaaaattgctttactattagcatactcttaatttatgtacaatttaaaaaactgtcatcatccctatttaatCTTCGGAACCCTACGCATGGTCAGACATGAACTTTGCTGGTTGTTTACATCTTCatcatttttcttttcagtCGGAACATCTTCCCCGGCCTTTGCCCGACAGAAATCGGTCGGCCTTGGACAAAGTGGTCGACTACCTCTTGAAAGACGGCCCCAACCACCGCATGGCGTTAATTTGTGCCGCGTGCCATTCGCATAATGGTGAGGAAAACTTTTCTTTGCACAACAAAATCGTTGACCAatagtgttattttatttgttagtttCAAAAgcgaatttgaatttaattaacattgcttggtagtaaatataaatatgtagtttaaaaccgaaatacataaaacataatGAATCCAATGTATattagtgttattaaaaaaaacaaagcacaATTCaagaaattttgtatgtaacaaactttcaaaaattaattattttaaaacaccctgtattttcaaacacctaCCTATTGGCCGCGATGCCGCTATGCGACTCGTCGGTCCTTTGAGCTCATTTGCTTTAGCCTAAATTACGTCTAAGTTCAATGACTTCATACTTACGAaacaattttttcataaattaaaaaaaaaaaaattcgctgGTGTGTGACTTAGCTTGacgtcatttttaatattgttaaggggtttcttgtattggactaataacGGTCGGGGCGGCTTACAGACAGTGaaactaatgatgatgatgatgatgatgatgatgatgatgatgatgatgatgatgatgatgatgatgatgatgatgatatgtttcAGGTATGGCGATGGCGGAAGAGTTCGAGTTCGTGTCATACGTGTGCGCGTACTGCGGACACATGAACGCGGCGCGCAAGCAGAAGCCGGCCGCGCCGCCGCTCGCGCCCGTCCGCGCGCTGCCCGCGCCGCGCCTGTCTCTGTCCGGTACGGTGCCTGTGTTAGTCCACTGTGCCTGGTgccagtttgatactgtgacgatcgcgtaaatatattgattttgatttaatatattatctaagtgtaatgtatcttctacttttctttttatgtgtacatccgtcattatgcattattccttgtatttattttctcattttcgattggttgtctggaagagatcgctcattagcgataaggccgccaattgtacattagtttttaagttaatttcttgcctgttattattatttttggtgtacaataaagtatatttcattcattcattcataaacgTTAACGAActgaggaattgaaacagcgccatctagtggcactactgcgcaactgtttcaattccatatgaattcgcgtttacgtttacgcgatcgtcacagtatgaaaacatagaaaactcccactaggcactctgttcGTTGCGTACAATTATGAACCAAGAGCCCGTGGTAAATTTTGAAGAAGTGCTTGATAACTATTAAAAGGCCGAGACCGAAGGCCATATTAAAGCAATTATATACACTACGTATTGTTCGTTTGTCGATTAAAAACGAAACCACATGTTAGTATAAATGAATAAGTGTGCTAAGCTTAATTCTTACATTTTGTTTACAGGTTGTGATGAGTCGCCATCGCCTAGTTCCGGCAGCGACAGCGAATGCGACAAAGTCGATGACactattactgaaaatggcGGTAAGTTtcatagaaaaataattatttaaataactaatataTGACAATATATAACTAGCGCACCCAGTCAAACTTCGCTTTAACAGtaacgcaagcaaccaatcgcaagaaagcttCGCGACAAACGGAGTTTTTAGCCgcttatttaaagaaaaattcaaaaatagttATTCTCATGTTGTGACATGaccaaatcaatcaatcaattttatatttatggaaACTTTCTTTTTTCAGAATGCAGCCCTATTCGCCCCCCCTCACCGGTGGAGGAGGAAGCGAAGAGTGAGCAAGAGAAAAAAGAAGACTGACGAGAAAGTTGTTATTTATTGAGATAAAAATAATGCTCTGAGAGTGGGTGGTGAATTTAAACAAGGTGCTTGAT
This window contains:
- the LOC112052991 gene encoding endoplasmic reticulum junction formation protein lunapark-B: MGLIISRFRRKKTTTDILENLETQIKTIEQDGQYKEETHKRVIGYVMAYSVALYLLFAVLYYFMYAGRSQYWLHSVLHASPLLILPVLVVFLRSGISWYYNWTLNKNRAKLKKMREEKKKILEDVMNTETYKVAKEILDKFGGPDEQLKAIKPFPPLSAPGTPVQSPQVRQRLAIQNTSTPISNNMIVPVNFPMGVGKGPRLTSEHLPRPLPDRNRSALDKVVDYLLKDGPNHRMALICAACHSHNGMAMAEEFEFVSYVCAYCGHMNAARKQKPAAPPLAPVRALPAPRLSLSGCDESPSPSSGSDSECDKVDDTITENGECSPIRPPSPVEEEAKSEQEKKED